The Kordia sp. SMS9 DNA window TATTCTTACATAAATGACCTCACCATCAGTCGCCGTGTATGATTGTGCTTGTGCAAGCGTAAGTGCATTGACACCTGCATCAGCGTCAGCTTGCGATAAGTGATAGGTAACTTCTATATTGGTAGTATCTGCAATTGGCGCCAATACTTGTGCTGTATTTACTGTCAAGTCAAACACACTCGTTGTATTGTTAGAACAATCTGCCAAGTTTGAAGCTGGTCCGTTGTTTATTTCAGGAGCCACATCAATACATACCGTTTCAGAATAGGTACATCCTAAATCATCTAAAACTTCATAGGTATAGCAGTGTTGCCCTGGTGTTGTTGGTTGTACCGTAATTACGTTTCCGGTAGTATTTGTTATGGAAGCATCTGGCAACCAAGCTTCTGCATCAATTACAGGTGTAAATGACTCGTCTGCTGGCAGAATTGCGGGATCGAAATCTAAATTCCAACTAAAAATGTACCCATTATCAATTCCGATATTATCGGTCACTCGAATTGTCCAGTTACCATTTAACGGACTTCCAATTAAATCATCAAAACCGTTTGAATCTATTGGTAAGTATGTTCCAGGCCGCCACGAATCCCCTGGCGGATTGGAACCAGCAATAATTGTTGGTGCATCTTGCAAAAAGACTGTTCCTGATAAAGAAAAACAGTAATCAGCTCCTACTCCAGGTGCATTACTGTTGTCATCATTAGCACCTCCAAAATAAGTTCCAAATCCTGCTTGTGTGAACAATTCAGCTTCTTGCCCATTAGGACTGATGATAGAGATATCTAAATCTCCCGAATAGGAATGTTCAATATTTAAACAGATTTGTAATATTTCTGATCCTGCTGTTAATACTTGATCTGAATCAAAACAATCTACTGGAATAGAGGTTTCATACGATACTCCATTTCCATCTGGTAAAAACGTTTGCCCACTTACAGGCGGCGTACATTCTACTATGTATGGTGTTGGCGCTACAACGCCTGGAATGGTTGTGCTTTCTCCAAAACATATAAAAGGTTCTGTTGGTGTAGTGCCAGTAAAGTCTGGTGTCGTGGACACACGTACTACTTGATTGATTAAGTTATCGTTGGTACAACTATTTGTATCCGTCACGGTTAAATTTACAATATATGCTCCTGGATTAGGATATGTATGTGTTACAGATTCGCCAAAGGCAGAATTTCCATCTCCAAAATCCCATTGATATTGTGCGCCTGTTCCATCTGAACTAAAGGTAGCACTTCCGTTGAATGTTACAGAATCACCTTGACAAATTTCTATATTGTTACTAGCATCTGCCGCTGGCACGGAAGAATCTAACTGAGAATTGATTGTTTGACATGGCGTTACACAAGAAATGGCAGCTTCCCAGCCAGTGTTTACGCCTCCTGCATCTGAGACAAACTCTATCGTAACACATCCTGATACGTTATCGTTGGTTGCAATTACGATGCCTGGTGATGTGGTGCCTGTAAATGCGCCAAATAGTGGTGCAGCTGTACTATCACCATTGTAAAGTGTCAAAAAATCACTCATATCTTGCAATGAGAATGCTGTAAAATCCAATTGCACTTTATCACCTGCATTGATTGGACATATCGTCATTACAATATTTTCATTGTTTGAATATTGCCCTGGTACAGCATTACCTCCTGTATCTAAAAACGTACCTTGACATATAGTGAAGGTTCCATTTTCAATAAGGACATCTTGTCCAAAACAAAAGAGTGGTGCACTAATAAGAAGTAAGAGAACTAATTTTTTCATCTCTATGGTTTGGTTTTAGAGTTTAGGTTGTGGTCTAATGATTAGGATATAATCTGTATTGTCTATTTCGTACATTCTGAAGGAATTCGCATCAAAGAATACAAGTTTATATTTTAAAGGATTGAAATTGTTAATATGAAACGAAAAGTCATGCTTCAAATCGCTATTGTATGTATCTAACATTCCCTGCGCGGTGATTTTCGGTAGTTTTTTTCCTTGAACTTTAGACTTTCTAGCGATCTCCATCCGTTCTAAAATGAGCTTCTTAAAGGCTGTATATAGATTCTTATTAGAAAAGATTACTTTTTGAGCTTGGTCTCCATAAACCTCATTGATGAAATTGTCTACTTGATGCTCTTTAAACTTGTACGAATCCTTATAAGTTTGGGCATTGATACAAAGCCCTAAAAATAAGAACAGCATACATACATAGATTTTACGCATAATAGTCATGTTTGTATTCTAACATTTATTAATTTGAAAAAGAAGCATTTAAGTTTTCATTCACATAACGCCTCATTCCCTTTATATTATATATAACAACAACGTCTATATAAATCCGACATTGTGTTAAAAAAATTATTTTGAATTGGGGAAAATTAAGAAAATTTTGTGATATTCATCATTCTTTAACACATTTATTTACGGTAGGTTCAATCAAATCATATACAATATTTAGCTATCTTTGCAGTCTTGTTAAATTTTGAAAAACAAAGTTTCAAATTATTAGTATACCAAAGTTTTATATTTTAAATTATTGTTACTTGTTTGAACCTAGTTTTTTCTAAAGAAATACACAATCGATGAAAATAGATAAAGCGCTTGAAGAAGAAATACAAGCCTTAGGAGACGACCACATGATGACCTCTTATGATACGCCATTGCGTAAAGACGCTTTTGACTTGAGTGACGAAGAAAAAATGAATAGCATCCGTAAAGATGTTGCTAATATTATGCAAACTTTGGGACTGGATATGACTGACGACAGTCTCAGCGGAACACCGAATAGAGTTGCCAAAATGTTTGTAAAAGAAATTTTTGGCGGATTGCATCCTGATAGAAAACCAAAAGCTTCTACATTTGATAATAAGTATAAGTATAATGAAATGTTGGTAGAAAAGAACATTACGGTCTACTCTACCTGCGAACATCATTTACTTCCTATTGTTGGAAGAGCGCATATTGCGTATATTTCCAATGGAAATGTCGTTGGACTTTCCAAAATGAATCGTATTGTTGATTATTATGCAAAACGTCCGCAAGTACAGGAGCGTTTAACCATCCAAGTAGTGAGAGA harbors:
- the folE gene encoding GTP cyclohydrolase I FolE, with amino-acid sequence MKIDKALEEEIQALGDDHMMTSYDTPLRKDAFDLSDEEKMNSIRKDVANIMQTLGLDMTDDSLSGTPNRVAKMFVKEIFGGLHPDRKPKASTFDNKYKYNEMLVEKNITVYSTCEHHLLPIVGRAHIAYISNGNVVGLSKMNRIVDYYAKRPQVQERLTIQVVRELQKVLGTEDVACVIDAKHLCVNSRGIRDIESSTVTAEFGGKFKNEKTRLEFLDYIKLDTKF